The genomic stretch CCCTATGAGAGGCGGATATGACGGATCGGTAATATCCGAAAAAGGAATTCCTTGCCCAAATATCTTTACAGGCGCCCACAACTTCCACTCAATATATGAATACCTGCCGGTTAAATCTCTTCATGCTTCAAGCAACGTTGTTAAAGAGATAATAAAAAATTTAGCAAAATAATAAATACAAAAGGCTGTTTAAAGCAGCCTTTGACTTATCTTAAAACTTTGGCTCTGTTAAAATATAGTGTTGATTATGATATTTTAGATTCCAAAAAATGTAACTAAATATTGTATAAAAGACGATAATGTCCGAAATTAGCAATCGACGTAAATGACTTTTTAAATTTATAGTATATCTTTAGTGTTTTACATTTATAACGATTAAGCTTAGTATTTTTTGCCAAGAAATATCACAATTAGGTATTTTAATAGAAACTAAAATATATAGAAAATTTTAAATTTATAGATCAAGTGGTTTAAAAGAGGCGGGAGATCCGCCTCGAAGTTTATAATTTTTAGAGCATAAAGAATGCTATTACCACAACAGCTATGGCCATAGCCGGAGCGGTTCTTTTTGCAATCTCAATAGGGCTTACCATCGCAAGACCTGCACAAACGATAGCAGCACCAGCAATTGGAGATGATGAGCGACCAAGAGCACCTGCTATAGCAGCAGCCATACCAAGTTTGGTTTGCTCGAAACCAAGATCTTGAGCGTGTACAGTTATAGCACCGTTAAACGCCATAGTAGCAGCATCGCCAGAACCTGTAACTACAGCCATTAGATAAGGTATAAACGTACCTCCAAGTCTTACGAACTCTTCTGAGTGTTTTAATACGTTAGTAACAGCATCTATGGCTCCGCAAGCCTTAAGACCGGCAACGAAAACGCCCGCAGCGATGATGATACCGATAACCTCAGCATAAGCGCTTCCCATACCTTTGAAGAACTCTGAAGTAATCTTTTCTGGGCTTGTCCATGTTACAAATACAGCCAAAATAGCACCAAGCAACATAGCTTCGGCAACACCCATCTTAGTCCAAGTTAAAAATGAAATCTTATGTAGATCAGTTCCGCCAATAACAAGAATAATAAGTGGTACTAAAGGCATAAGAGCAAATAAAATATTTACTTTTATAGGCTCTGCAGTAGCTGCGTCTCCGACTTTTTGTGAAAAATCTTGACCTTTTTGATAGTCTTTAAACAATATAGCCGTAACGCTTAATATAACTAAAACAACTATAAATGCAGCCATAGCATTTGGAAATTGAACCTTAATAACATCAGGTATAGTTACCTTAGCCATATCTGAAACAAATGCGTTGTGTGCTGATCCAGGACTTAACACTCCACCGAAAGTTCCTGAAAATACAGCAGCGCCAGCCATAGCAGGACGAACACCAGAAGCCATAAGAAGAGGTATCATAGTGGCACCAACAGCAGCAGAACATCCAGCAGCAGAAGGGATAGCTATGTTAACAAAAAATGTAATCACGAATGTGAGAGGAACAAGTAAAAATCCTATATTTTTCATAGGTTTTGTAAGTAGAGTAACCAGATGCTGATCACACTTAGTAACCTTCATAACGTAAGCAAAACCCATACTCGCACAAATAGCCTTAATAAGTCCTGCTGAAGTCATTGACTTTGTAAACTGAGCAAGAGCATCAAGAGGAGTAAGGCAAATCGCGCAAAGCACCAAACCAACACCTATAAGGACGGTTTTAGTCTCTCTCTTTTTAATAAGCAGATATACAACTGCAACTAAGCCTAAAACGGCACATATTAGCTTTAAAGTAGCCATATTTAACCTTTCTTATAAATTGTATATAATGTTTACATACTGTTTAATTATATTCATCTTAATTTTAAATAAAAATTAAAATCTATCTAAAATGTAAAACTATCTCCAACCGCGATACTTTCCGTATCTTTTTTATAGCGCATTTTTAATACAGCATCATTTCCTAGTATCTTTGCGCTATTGCCGGCTATCTTTAGTCCAACCCCTTCAGGTAGAGCGTAGATGATACTCTCTTGATTTACTATCAAAAACTCTTCAAGCCTCTCTTCCCTACTCTCTCCATTATGTCCAGCTATCTTTCCGCTAATGAAGTGAGGGTTGATTTGATGAGGGAAAATATTTAAAGCGTCAAAAAGTTTTGGCATTATGATAGGCATATCGTTTGTTGTCATAATAGTACTTCCAGCTACGTTTGCGCCAGCAGACCAGCCAAAATACGGAGTTCCGGCCTCAACTTTCTCTCTTATTGCATCAACTAAATCATATTTATATAGATAATAAAGCAAAACAAAGGTGTTCCCCCCTCCTATTGATATTGCTTTAGCATTCTTTACAGCCTGTTTTGGATCGTTAAATCTATGAATTGATTTTATATTTTTATTTTGGAGACAATCTTGAACCTTAAGCTCATATTCATCGTTTGTGCGTCTAACTCCCGCATAAGGGATAAAGAGTACCTCCTCATCGCAAACTCCATGCTCTGTCAAAAACTCGTTAATCCAAGGCCTACAGTGGTTTAAATAACCAGTATCCTTGTAGCCTGAACTGCTTAAAAGCAAAGCTTTTTTCATAATACTCTCCTGTAATAAATGTTTTTTATTATTGTTGTATTCTAAAAACAACTTTAAATTTAAAAAAATATAAAAAATAATTTTTAAAAATCTAATTTATAAAACGATATATAAATAATGCTTAAAAAAGGGTTAAAAGCTACGCTTAAGTAAATATTTTATTAATAAACCCAGGCAATAAAAATCAAATAAATTTTTAAGCAAAAAGCCACCTTAAAATCACACATTCCAACTAAAATTTAAAATACTGGGTATTAAAAATCGCCATATTCTTAATTTCTTTAAATTTAAATTATCAATTTTTAAATTCTTTAAAATTTAAACAAATACCAATTGCAAGCTGGCAAAGTCCTGCTGCAAAGAAAAAATATATAAAATCCAAAAATTTATTATCATTCATAATCATAAGAAAAACAAACAAAACAAGGCAAACAATAGAACCCAAATAAAATCTCTTGTCAAGTCTTGCAAAAGCGATAAAAGCTACACTTAAGATTCCAAGCAAAATGCTCATGCTTTCTCCTTTTTAAATCTAAGACTAAGCCACACAAAGACAAGAGAAACAAAGAGACAAGTAAGCGAAATCTTAAAAATTTCAAAATTTACGAAAGAACCATTTGCTATAGAGACTATAAAAACAACAGCAAAAACCACAGAAGTTATAACAGAACTTAAAGAGTATCCATATTTTTTGACAAAAATTGCGCCGATCAATGAAATAAACGCAAAAGCGGTAAAAAAGGCATAAACTTCATATTCGTACCTAAACTCATTTTCATAAGGTATTAGCTGATTTGCAAGTAAATAAATGCCAAGAGCGGTAAATAGCCCTATAAAAAACGCATTATTAAATACTTTTATCATATATATTGCGACTTTAGAGTGCTGCTTTTGACTCCACAAATAAGCTCCTGAGGCGCACATAATAAGCCCAAGACAGCCAAATACAAAAAATACAAATCTAACCAGCTCTCCACCAAAGCCGCCTACATGAAAAATTCTCATAAACAGCATTACAAGATTTGCCCTAGGAACCTCTCTTTCAAAAACCTCCTCAAGCTTTTCTCCGCTTACGGCATCGAAAACTTTAGATTCAAAGCTTAGGCCTTTTTCGGTAAATGGCTTACTAGGCACAAAATTTAGCTGTATATGAGCTGTGCCCTGCATACTTCTTTGAATCACTATACTCTCAAAATTTTTATTTGAATGTTTATCTACAATACTTTTAACTTGATCGGTAGTAGGCATAAATTTAGCTCTTCTTGTCATCATATTAGCCATAAATTCCTTACTTTTGCTAAACTGATCTCTCATTTTTGATAAAGATTGTTCAGTGATATTTATCTCTTTATTTTGAGATAAATTTTGCATTACCAAAGGCTTCATATCATTTGATTTTACATTCTGCTTAACTAAATTTTTAGATACTTCATCATCTTTTTTAATAGTTAAGTTTTGCTCAGCCATCGCCTTTGCAAGAGCCCTTTGTCTTTTGCGCTCCTCATTTCTAGCCTTAGCCTTGGCAGTAAAATCCTGTTGCATACTCGCCTTATTTTGATTGGCCACTTCAGAATATATACCCTTTAGCATAAACCTCTCGACCAGATAAAGTCCTGAAACGCTAAGCATTAAAAATATCACAAACCCACTAACACTAGCTAGAATATGAGAATCCATCCAAAAGGACTTTTGTCTAAATTTGAAAAAATCCTTTAAAATTCTCTTATGTATCATAATGCCAGACAATAAAACAAAAAGCATAGCTATGGTTATATAGCCGATTATTTCGCGTGCAGTTACTCGATTTATAAACCACAAATCATAATGAAGCGCGCTCAAAAAACCTCCGCCGTAAGTGCTTCTGCCTCTTATAATCTCAGATGTGTCCGGATCTATCTTGACTATTTTTCGGTTTCTTCTATGCTCTCTAACTCTTACGTCATCATGCCAGGATATGGTTATGTAAGGGGTAAATTCACTAGGCGGTGTTATCCTCCAAATATCGGAATTTGGATGGTGTTCTTTAAGATATTCAAGCGAAGTATCCAGATATTCACTATTTTTGTAATTTATCTTATAATATTCAGGCTGCATAAACAAAGTTATATCATCTTTATAATAAGCCAAGGTTCCACTAAAAAATATAAAAAATATTATCCATGTAAAGGCAAGTCCAAAATATCTATGAAAGAGTCGAAGCATCATCATATCGTGACCGCCAAAGTAGTGAATAAAACTGTTAATACAAGAACAAATTTAAGTCTTATTGTATAGCAGAATAAAAACCAAAGGGTAAAAATGCCCATAAATAAAAAATTTGCAACTACAAGCTTTTCATTTTGAATAACGCTTAAAAAATTTGGAATTTTGACACTAAAATAATAAGATATGATAAATCCGAATACGCTGCAAACAATCGTTCTAATGATAAACTCTTTAGTTTTTGAGAGCAAAAGCATCCTTGATCTTTAGAAATTAATTTAGGATTATAAATTAATATGAATAAAAATTAACTTAATACAATTATGATATTTATTAATATTTATCCTGAATTTTGATAATCCAGGATAAATTTCGATATGCCTAAAAAATCTTAGTATCCAATCAATTTGTTTAAAAATTTGATATTATATTCTAGTTTTTAACTCCTCAAAAGCACTTTCTTGATTTTTTAAAAGATTCCTCTCTTTATCTCTCGCTACATAGATTTTAAAAATATTTTCTCCGTTTTTATCATAAAACTGCACCGATTTTGAAAGCATTCCCATGAATGTCTGAGTTACGAAAAAGATCTTATCTATATCGCTTGCTTTTAGGTGTCCGCCGAAATTTGACTCTTTCATGCTGAAGTTATAATACCCTTGTGCATGCTGTCCGCTTGGAATTTTGGTTTTAAACTCTATGATAAACGATGGAGTGTTTTTAACAAAAAGCACTTCACCCCAGCTGCCTATCTCACCGATGATCTCGTCAAATTTAGCCCCATCGGCAAATCTGCAAAACTCGCAAGGCAGGTTTAAAAGCACATCCATCTCTTTTAGCCCAAGCTCTTTACCTATTTCACCTAGTGAAATTTTTGGATTTTTCTCGATTAGAGATTTTACTTTTTCTTTCATTTTAATCCTTTTTAAATAAAATTTGGCAAATTATAGCATAATATTACAATTTAGATAATAATTATCAACACAAAATGAACTGATATTAAAAGAGGATTATCTAAGCCCTCTATCTCTTTTAGCTTTTTAAGTATTTTAATGCTAACACTATTATCTAATTTCTTAAGCTCTTTTAACGCATTTTTACTGAAATTTACTTTCATATTTTTACGCCAAGCTCTTTAGCTACTTCATCAAGAGTATAAAACTGAGGATTAGGATCACTCTCTATCTTTTTTAACTCTTCCATGGCATCTATATAATCATTCATATCTTCTAAGAATCTTTTTATAGCTTCTTGAACGTAAAAGCTTTTTGTTATTTTAGTATCTTAAGTAGTATTAATAACATAAAACTAATTCAACGAATTTTCAAGCACTCTTTTTCTCTCTTGCCAATCACTCATATAAACACTAAGATATTCATAAAATTTTTTACTATGATCAGTATGAATCAAATGCGCTAATTCGTGAAATATAACGTATTCTACGCATTTTTTTGGTTTTTTGATTAGTTCAAGATTTAAGTTTATATATGATTTTGCCGCATTGCAGCTGCCCCAGCGAGTCTTCATCTTGCGAATTCTTACATTTTTTATATCTCTTTTTACCATCTTATTAAACTCGTTTATGATGTTAAAAAAACAGATAAGCGCCTTATCTTTATACCACTCATCAAGTAGTTTTTGCTTCTTTTTAAAGTTATTCTTATCTCGCACAAAAAGCTCTAAAGTGCCTCTGTTAAGTCTTACAAACTCTTCTTTGCTCTCATTTACTTTTAGCCTATAGCTTCTTCCTAGATACTTCATCTCTTCGCCGCTTACAAGCTCTTTTTCACGACTTTTAAATTTGGCAAAGAATTCCTGCTTGATAATTATCCACTTCTCGCGCTTTTTAAACACAAACCCTATATGCTCATCGCTCGCATCTTTTGGTGCGTTAATTATTACTTCACCGCTTGGCTTAACTTTAATGCTAAAGTTTTTAATATCCTTTTTGATAATTTTTACGCTTTTAAGCATAATGATTTATTCCTATGTTGCGCATAACTTCATAAATTTCAGTTTTATTTTCAATATTTATGTCAAATTTATCCTCTATATCCCATAAAAGCTCATCTATAGCCCCCTCTATCTCGTTTTTTACATCTATATTTTTATCCCACTCAGGTCTCAGTGCGTAAGAGCTGTAAATTTCATCTATCTTTTGAGCTAAAGCGACAAGCTCCTCTTCATCTATCTGAGTTAAGTCTGCTAAATTCTCATACATATCGGCAATCGATCTCTTGCCCTTAAATTCCTCTTTCATCTCATCTTTTTTATTTACTATCTGCTCTTTTATAGCTCTTAAAGCGGTTAATTTTTCTTCATCACTCAAGCGTCCGGCGGTATATTCATCTATGATTTTTTGAATTTGAGCTGAAATAGACCTGTAAAATGCCGGATTTGAGTCAAATTTTTCAGTCACAACTGCATCTAGCGCACTTTTGATACTTTCAGCTTTTGCATTTGCCGCCACAAGCCTATCTACTTCACTATCAAATTCCGCCTCAAATATATTTACAATCCTACTTAGAGTATTAACTCCTTTTGCGTTTATAAAAGTATCAAGCAGCTTTTGCATATCTTTTTCATACTTATTAAAGTCGCATTTTTCTTGATACATTATCTGCACGATACTTCTTAATTCATTATAAAATTTGATTTTACTCTTATACTCTTTTATCTCAATACCAGTTAAAATTTCTGCCGTCTTGTCACTACTTAAGGCTAGAGCAAAAGCCCTCGCAAGAGATGAAAGCCACTCTTTAAAATTTTTACGCTTATCTTTATCATCCAAAGACTTCGCATAACTCTCTACATCATTTTTAAACTCCACATCTTTAAAAAGCTCCTCTAAATGAGTATAGTAAGTTTTTACTTTTGATATCTCGCTTCTTACATCTATAACAGCCCCCACTATATCCACCCCGTCAAATCCGCTTAGACACTCGTAGCTTTCAAGGCTATCGCTTAGCTCTCTTAAAAGCCCTCTATAGTCTATTATAAGCCCGTAGTCTTTGCCCTCATATACCCTGTTTACTCTTGCTATGGCTTGAAGCAGATTATGCTCTTTTAAAGGTTTATCGACGTATAAGATAGCGGCTCTTGGAGCGTCAAAACCCGTTAGAAGCTTATCAACGACTATCAGCATATCCATATCATCACCGTTTAAAAACTCATCTTTTACGGTATCTATATATCTTTCATTATCTCCATACTCTTTTTCTATATCTTTCATTGCATTTATTACAAATTCTCTGCTTCCGCCTACATTTTCATCCTGTTCGTTTGATATGACAAAGGCTGTTTTTATCTCGCCCAAATCTTTAAAAATTTGATGATACTTTATCGCCTCAAATTTTGAGCTAGTTGCAAACATAGCTTTAAATCCGGGCTTTGCAAACTCTTTAAAATGTTTATTTATATCCATAGCCACAAGATATAGCCTTTGCTCACTTGAAGCCACCTTGCTAAATTTAGCCCACTTTTGCTGCAAATCTCTCTTTTGCTCATCGCTTAAATTTCTGCAAATCGCCTTAAATCTCTCATCTAAAATTTCAGGATTTGAAATTTCTTGCTCCACAAATCTACCCTCATACAAAAGCGGCAGCACTGCTCCGTCTCTAACCGCGTCATCTATCGTATATCTGTGTATCTCTCCGCCAAATTTTGCAAAGCTATTTTTCTCACGTTTTAAAAGCGGAGTTCCCGTAAAGCCTATATAGCAAGCGTTTGGCAACGCTCTTCTCATGGCTATATGCAAATCGCCCCCTTGAGTTCGGTGACTCTCATCAACCAATACAAAGATATTGTTATCGTTTAATACTGTTTTGGAGTTTGCAACGCTTGCAAATTTATGCACTAAAGTTGTTATAACGCCGACATTACTTTTTAGCTTATGGGTCAAATTTGCACCGCTAAAGCAGCGTTCAACCCTTATATCGGTATTCTTAAAAGCTCCTTCTATCTGCTTATCAAGCTCGATACGATCGCTTACTATTATTACTTTTGAATTTGTATAAATTTGCTTTAAAAGCTTGGTTAGCATAACCATAGTTAGGCTCTTTCCGCTTCCTTGGGTATGCCAAATAAGCCCACCCGTTCTTTTGCCGTCTTCTATTCGCTCGACTCTTTTTAGAGTTCTTTTGATACCAAAAAACTGCTGATACCTGCAAATTTTCTTAACTCTATTATCAAAAAGGATAAAATTTCTCATGAGATCAAGAAGTCTATCCGGTCTTAGCAAGGCATAAAGTGTCATATCAAGAGCTGTTATGCTTCTATCGTTTACAAATTTAGCTAAATTCTCTCTCGCACTCTCTTCTTCCTCTTCTTTCCAAATAGAGTAAAATTCAGGCTTTGTTAGAGTGGTGCCGTATCTTGCTTCATTTGCGTTGGCAGCTAATGTAAGCTGTATAAATTTAAAAAGATGTGGTATCTCGCCCTTTTCTTGCTCTTTTAGAAGCTGGTTTATACCGTTTTGGACGTTTATGCTTGATTTTTTAAGCTCAATGACAGTCAAAGGAATGCCGTTTACAAAAAGCACCAGATCGGGTCTTCTGCTCTTTTTGTCGCTTTTATCAGACTTGGCCACGGCAAATTCTTCGGTTATATAAAAGTCGTTATTGTAGATATTTTCAAAATCGATAAATTTTATGCTAAAACTTCTTTTAGAGCCGTCAGGCAAGCTCTCTTCATAACTCTCCCCCATTAAAAGCATATTTGTAACTCGCTCGTTTGCCACGCCTAGACCCTCATTTAGGCTTACATCGAGATGTTCGATAGCTCTGGTTATGCTTTGAGGAGAAAATTTATAAATTTCACCCTTGTATTCGTATGAATTTAGCTCGTTTAGCTTTTTAGCCAAAATTTCTTTGAAAAGAACATTTGATGTTTGGTTGTCTCTTAGTTTTAAATTTTCATCTCTGCTTATAAATTTATAACCAAACAGTTCACTTTTAAGTAAATTTATGCAGTTTTGTTGCAATGCTTTTTCCGATGTGTTTGGGGTCATTTTAGATCCTTTAAATCACTACATTCTAAAAATAAACTTTTTACTTTTTCATCAAATTTTTTCTTCCTTTTTTTAATACCTTCTTTTCTTATTTTCCATTCATCAAAAGCATCTTTTTTTATTTCATAAACTTTTACAACCCTATAAAGTCTTGCTTTGCTTTCTTCTCCAAAATCATCATACGTTTTTACAATTTCAAGATGACATTTTATAAAAGAGCCATTTCCGAAATCATATTTGCTATCAATGACATCGTTTTTAAATTTACTATCCCCCATGCTAAAATCTATCTTTTCATTTTTATAAATTCCTTTCCATTTGTATTTACCTTCTTTTAGAACAGGAGATATTAATTCTATGACGGCATCATCATCTTCTTCCAATTCCTTACCATCGTTGATAATAAAATTTTTAAACTCTACTCTTTCAATGATTGTTTCTTTTTTAACTTCAGAGCCAAATCCAACTTTTTGTATTTTTTCATATTTTTCTAACTTTGAATAATAATTTGATAACGGTCTTGCTATTTTTTGTTCTAAATTTATATCTTGCGAAATATCATTTTTATTACTCTTATTTTTAAGTTCAGCTATTTCAAGTTCTAATTTTTTAACTTCCAATCTATTTTTTTTATATGCACCGCTACAAATATGTTTTATCAATTCAACAATCTTATTGGCAACATATCCTATGGTAGCTGCTGAAATTGAAGATGCTGTTGGGTATTTTTCTATTACCTCCAAAATTTCAATATATCCGCCTTTTTCAGGAACTTTACTTTCAAGTTTTATTTCGACATCCAACACAGCACACACGACACTAACAATATTTAGAAAATCTTTTTCTATACTATTTCTAACAAATGCATTCATAGAGTGAGAATTATCATTTAAATAATAATGAACTATCAGTCTATTTCTTGCTTGGCTAATATTTTTATTATTATCATTCATAACATCAAGTCCTTACCTTTCCTGTTAATAAATTTTGCATAAGTCCTTGCTTTTGTGTTTTTAAGCTCTCTAGTTTGTTTTCTAAAATTTTTATCTCATCATCACAAGCGGTTAAAATTTCTGCGATTTTTTGTTGTTCTTTTAAAGCTATTGGTATCAAAATTTTTTTTGATAAAAATGTTGCATTTGATATATTGATAGTATTTTTAGCACCTTTTTGAATAATTGTTTGCAAGTAGTTTTTTGTTCTTATTGATGACTCAAAATAAAAATGTAACCAAGCTCCCAAATATCTATTTATTGGTGTAAAAACTCCATACAATGGAGATACTATAACATTTTTTCCATTGAAATTTTGCTTTATTATTCCATAAGGAAAATTACCAGTAGGGCTTTTCGTGTAAACAATATCAAAAGGTTTTACAAGATTATAATTTAAAGTATCTTGTGCTGCAAAGCTTCTCCCCAAATACTCTATTTGGTTGATAATTCCGACATGAACAGACACAGAATACACATCACTTTTACCATCACTTTTAAGCTTATGCTCTGTCAAAATCTCTCCAAGTTTAGTTTCTTGCCACTCGTCGTTGAAGTTTGGAAGGCGGATTTTGGTGGTAAGAAGGTTTTGCATTAAGCCTTTTTTGAACTCTTTTTTTGATTTGATTAGTTCTGCGGTTAAATTTATAGCCCTATCCCAAGTAGATAAAATTTCCGCTATTTTTTCTTGTTCATCAATCGGCGGAAGTAAAATTTCTAATGAAAAAAAATCTTTATCCGTGATATTTATCCTATCGTGTCTAGCACCATAGTTTGCTACACTTTTAACTTGGTTATACCAAAAAATACTCTTAAAAAAATACGATAAAAATTTTGCCTTTTTCTCATCTTCCACTCTAAATACAGTATATAAAGGTGAAACTATACCAATGGAAATCAAATTTCTATTAATAGGTCCTGTTGGTGCATTTATGGAAATTCGTGGGTTATAAACAAAATCTCCATAATCTACAATATAGTAGTCTTGAATATTATTTTTGTTTGCTATGTCTTTATCAAAATATTCATTTTGCACGACAATTCCATTTGTTGCCGAATTTGATAAAACTAAATTTATAAAGCTATCTTTATTTTTAGTTGAAACTTTTTCAGCAACATCTCCCAGCCTTACAACCCTCCACCCGCTCGGCAAATTTTTAAAACTATTCATCTTTATCCCTCATAGTCCAAGCTCCTTAAGATAGCCATCCATCTTATCTTGAACTATTTTTAGCTCATCTTCAAGCCGTGAAATTTCAAGCTTAACAGCGGTCATATCGACTTGCTCTTCTTCCTCGTAAGTATCTACATATCTAGGGATGTTTAGATTAAAATCATTTTGCTCTATCTCGTTTATGCTTGCTACGTGAGAATACTTATCGATCCGGCTTCTATTTTTGTATGCGGTGATGATCTTTTGGATATTTTCATCAGTTAGGCTGTTTTGATTTTTGCTCTTTTCAAATTCACGGCTAGCGTCTATAAAAATCACGTCTTCTTTAGTGCGATTTTTCTTAAAGATCATGATGCAAACCGGTATACTTGTGCCGTAAAATAGATTTGCAGGCAGTCCGATGACCGCATCAAGTAGATTTTCTCTTATTAGTTTTTCTCTTATCCTTCCCTCACTAGCTCCCCTAAATAGCACGCCGTGGGGCAAAATCACGCCCATAGTTCCGTTTGAATTTAAAGAGCTTATCATGTGAAGCACGAAAGCAAAATCGCCCTTGCTCTTTGGAGGCACACCTCTTTTAAACCTGCCAAAACTGTCATTTGCGGCTATATCTTCACCCCATTTATCAAGGCTAAAAGGCGGATTTGCAACGACCACATCAAAGGTTTTTAAAAGACTATTTTCAAGATGAAGCGGATTTCTTATCGTATCGCCCCACTCGATAACCGAGTCATTTATCTCATGCAAAAACATATTCATTTTACAAAGCGCTTGGGTTTGGCTATTTTTCTCCTGTCCGTAAAGACGGAAATTTTGACCGTTTGTCTGCTTGCTGACTTTTATCAGCAAAGAGCCTGATCCGCAGGTTGGGTCATATATCATGGCGCCGTCTTTTGGCTCTACAAGCTGAGCTAGCAGATCAGAAACCTCTCCCGGAGTATAAAATTCTCCGCCTTTTTTACCGGCATCGCTAGCAAATTTTGATATAAGATACTCATACGCATCGCCTATAGCGTCGCTACTTGCTAGGCGTGATGGACGCAGGTCAAGTCTAGGATCGCTAAAGTCTTCGATTAGGTGCTTTAAGATAGCATTTCTTTCTTTTGTGTCTCCAAGCTTGTTTTTATTGTTAAAATCAATGCTTCTAAAAATCCCTTCCAGCTTTTCGGAGTTATCCTCCTCTATCTTATCAAGCATTTTATTAATGATCTCGCCTAGATTATCCGCCTCTTTTTGCTCTATAAGCCTTTCAAACGTATGCTCTTCATCGAGTCTAAATTTCTCACGCTTTAAGCTAGCCTCTATGCGATCTTTTTTATCGCCATATTTTTCTTTTAAATTTTCAAGCTTTTCTTTATAAAAATCGGAAAGATACTTTATAAAAAGCATCGTTAAAATATAATCCTTATAATCGCTACTATCTATAGTGCCGCGAAATGTATCGCAAGCCTTCCAAACTACATTATTTATAGTATCTTTTGTTGTTTTTTGCATTTTTATCCTTTGATTGCTTCTTGGAATACTGATTTTGTAAAGATTTTGTTTTTCTCTACCATAGATGTTAAAATTTCATTTTTTTTAGCTGATATTTCTAAAAATTTTACGATTTGTTGCTGTTTTTGCAGACTAATACTAGGAACTTTAATCTTAGCAAGATCGCTTACTTTTATAGCGGCTATTCTTCCTGAAATGTCGCTATAAAGGGCTTTTTTAACGATATTGCTGTTTAGGTAGTAAGCTATAAATTTTGGCTCAAAACTATTTTTTAATCTTAAGCGAGCAACAAGAGATGAAAATATCAAATTTTCGTATTGAGCATCTATACTCACGGCAAAATTTGGCCATCTAAGGCGTATTAAAACATCTCCTTTTCTTACTAAATAATCATCTTTTAATTGCTC from Campylobacter sp. RM16189 encodes the following:
- a CDS encoding restriction endonuclease subunit S, which codes for MRIELKDISEIKIGLMTERKKALVADTTQKRYNLVSLKSFSEDGIYSHDFSENFISNEQLKDDYLVRKGDVLIRLRWPNFAVSIDAQYENLIFSSLVARLRLKNSFEPKFIAYYLNSNIVKKALYSDISGRIAAIKVSDLAKIKVPSISLQKQQQIVKFLEISAKKNEILTSMVEKNKIFTKSVFQEAIKG